One segment of Ziziphus jujuba cultivar Dongzao chromosome 12, ASM3175591v1 DNA contains the following:
- the LOC107431822 gene encoding uncharacterized protein LOC107431822 isoform X1 produces MERSSSRRLLLVAMVAMMVMAVRADAVNKSSEGVYWSSAKEDESVDHDDFDGGFSSLDGMLQWAIGHSDPAKLKETAKKVQQSSPDELKKRQLEFKELMEKLKVPSDAQLMQIAIDDLNNSSLALEDRHRALQELLFLVESIDNANDFNKLGGLPVVIQELNHPDPDIRRLAAWIIGQASQNNPAVQEQVLKLGALLKLMKMVKSNFIEEAIKCLYAVSALVQNNLAGQELFIAEAGLLLLQDILSDTSIDIRLQKKAVFLVGDLAGFQLITVHKDEIPFLSNRFFLKSVVDLTASSDLELKEKVLITIKNLLLLRTTEASVFKEFCGLDIALERMRLQLQDLTGEEDQRDYAMDVESLRHEVELIFHQKLGKSSNN; encoded by the exons ATGGAGCGCTCTTCTTCACGACGGTTATTACTGGTGGCGATGGTGGCGATGATGGTGATGGCGGTGAGGGCAGACGCTGTAAACAAGTCGTCGGAAGGGGTATATTGGTCTAGTGCAAAAGAGGACGAATCCGTAGACCACGACGATTTTGATGGCGGCTTTTCTTCCCTCGACGGAATGTTACAGTGGGCCATAG GTCATTCTGATCCTGCCAAGTTAAAAGAAACGGCAAAAAAAGTCCAGCAATCATCTCCTGATGAGCTAAAGAAGCGTCAATTGGAATTCAAG GAACTAATGGAGAAGTTAAAGGTTCCATCAGATGCACAATTGATGCAAATTGCTATAGATGACTTGAATAATTCCTCTTTAGCTCTGGAAGATCGACATCGTGCACTTCAGGAGCTTCTGTTTCTTGTTGAGTCGATTGATAATGCAAATG ACTTCAACAAGCTTGGCGGCCTTCCAGTTGTTATACAAGAGCTTAATCATCCTGACCCAGATATAAGGAGACTTGCTGCATGGATTATTGGGCAAGCCAGTCAAAATAATCCTGCTGTTCAAGAGCAG GTCCTTAAACTTGGGGCATTGTTGAAGCTGATGAAAATGGTAAAATCCAATTTCATTGAAGAAGCCATCAAATGTTTATATGCTGTTTCAGCTTTGGTCCAAAACAATTTAGCTGGTCAAGAATTGTTCATTGCAGAAGCTGGATTATTGCTCCTACAG gacATTCTAAGTGATACAAGCATTGATATCAGACTGCAGAAGAAAGCTGTGTTTCTTGTGGGTGATCTTGCAGGGTTTCAATTAATAACCGTACATAAGGATGAGATTCCCTTTTTAAGCAACCGCTTTTTCTTAAAGTCTGTAGTTGATCTAACAGCATCTTCTGACCTTGAACTAAAAGAGAAG GTTCTCATCACGATTAAGAATCTTTTGCTACTCAGAACAACTGAAGCATCAGTTTTCAAGGAATTTTGTGGTTTGGACATCGCATTGGAGAGGATGAGACTGCAGCTGCAGGATTTAACTGGAGAGGAAGATCAAAGAGATTatgcaatggatgtggaaagcCTTCGCCATGAAGTAGAGCTGATATTTCATCAAAAGCTGGGAAAAAGTAGTAACAACTAA
- the LOC107431822 gene encoding uncharacterized protein LOC107431822 isoform X2 — MERSSSRRLLLVAMVAMMVMAVRADAVNKSSEGVYWSSAKEDESVDHDDFDGGFSSLDGMLQWAIGHSDPAKLKETAKKVQQSSPDELKKRQLEFKELMEKLKVPSDAQLMQIAIDDLNNSSLALEDRHRALQELLFLVESIDNANDFNKLGGLPVVIQELNHPDPDIRRLAAWIIGQASQNNPAVQEQVLKLGALLKLMKMVKSNFIEEAIKCLYAVSALVQNNLAGQELFIAEAGLLLLQKKAVFLVGDLAGFQLITVHKDEIPFLSNRFFLKSVVDLTASSDLELKEKVLITIKNLLLLRTTEASVFKEFCGLDIALERMRLQLQDLTGEEDQRDYAMDVESLRHEVELIFHQKLGKSSNN, encoded by the exons ATGGAGCGCTCTTCTTCACGACGGTTATTACTGGTGGCGATGGTGGCGATGATGGTGATGGCGGTGAGGGCAGACGCTGTAAACAAGTCGTCGGAAGGGGTATATTGGTCTAGTGCAAAAGAGGACGAATCCGTAGACCACGACGATTTTGATGGCGGCTTTTCTTCCCTCGACGGAATGTTACAGTGGGCCATAG GTCATTCTGATCCTGCCAAGTTAAAAGAAACGGCAAAAAAAGTCCAGCAATCATCTCCTGATGAGCTAAAGAAGCGTCAATTGGAATTCAAG GAACTAATGGAGAAGTTAAAGGTTCCATCAGATGCACAATTGATGCAAATTGCTATAGATGACTTGAATAATTCCTCTTTAGCTCTGGAAGATCGACATCGTGCACTTCAGGAGCTTCTGTTTCTTGTTGAGTCGATTGATAATGCAAATG ACTTCAACAAGCTTGGCGGCCTTCCAGTTGTTATACAAGAGCTTAATCATCCTGACCCAGATATAAGGAGACTTGCTGCATGGATTATTGGGCAAGCCAGTCAAAATAATCCTGCTGTTCAAGAGCAG GTCCTTAAACTTGGGGCATTGTTGAAGCTGATGAAAATGGTAAAATCCAATTTCATTGAAGAAGCCATCAAATGTTTATATGCTGTTTCAGCTTTGGTCCAAAACAATTTAGCTGGTCAAGAATTGTTCATTGCAGAAGCTGGATTATTGCTCCTACAG AAGAAAGCTGTGTTTCTTGTGGGTGATCTTGCAGGGTTTCAATTAATAACCGTACATAAGGATGAGATTCCCTTTTTAAGCAACCGCTTTTTCTTAAAGTCTGTAGTTGATCTAACAGCATCTTCTGACCTTGAACTAAAAGAGAAG GTTCTCATCACGATTAAGAATCTTTTGCTACTCAGAACAACTGAAGCATCAGTTTTCAAGGAATTTTGTGGTTTGGACATCGCATTGGAGAGGATGAGACTGCAGCTGCAGGATTTAACTGGAGAGGAAGATCAAAGAGATTatgcaatggatgtggaaagcCTTCGCCATGAAGTAGAGCTGATATTTCATCAAAAGCTGGGAAAAAGTAGTAACAACTAA
- the LOC107431822 gene encoding hsp70 nucleotide exchange factor FES1 isoform X3, whose protein sequence is MERSSSRRLLLVAMVAMMVMAVRADAVNKSSEGVYWSSAKEDESVDHDDFDGGFSSLDGMLQWAIGHSDPAKLKETAKKVQQSSPDELKKRQLEFKELMEKLKVPSDAQLMQIAIDDLNNSSLALEDRHRALQELLFLVESIDNANDFNKLGGLPVVIQELNHPDPDIRRLAAWIIGQASQNNPAVQEQVLKLGALLKLMKMVKSNFIEEAIKCLYAVSALVQNNLAGQELFIAEAGLLLLQDILSDTSIDIRLQKKAVFLVGDLAGFQLITVHKDEIPFLSNRFFLKSVVDLTASSDLELKEKNN, encoded by the exons ATGGAGCGCTCTTCTTCACGACGGTTATTACTGGTGGCGATGGTGGCGATGATGGTGATGGCGGTGAGGGCAGACGCTGTAAACAAGTCGTCGGAAGGGGTATATTGGTCTAGTGCAAAAGAGGACGAATCCGTAGACCACGACGATTTTGATGGCGGCTTTTCTTCCCTCGACGGAATGTTACAGTGGGCCATAG GTCATTCTGATCCTGCCAAGTTAAAAGAAACGGCAAAAAAAGTCCAGCAATCATCTCCTGATGAGCTAAAGAAGCGTCAATTGGAATTCAAG GAACTAATGGAGAAGTTAAAGGTTCCATCAGATGCACAATTGATGCAAATTGCTATAGATGACTTGAATAATTCCTCTTTAGCTCTGGAAGATCGACATCGTGCACTTCAGGAGCTTCTGTTTCTTGTTGAGTCGATTGATAATGCAAATG ACTTCAACAAGCTTGGCGGCCTTCCAGTTGTTATACAAGAGCTTAATCATCCTGACCCAGATATAAGGAGACTTGCTGCATGGATTATTGGGCAAGCCAGTCAAAATAATCCTGCTGTTCAAGAGCAG GTCCTTAAACTTGGGGCATTGTTGAAGCTGATGAAAATGGTAAAATCCAATTTCATTGAAGAAGCCATCAAATGTTTATATGCTGTTTCAGCTTTGGTCCAAAACAATTTAGCTGGTCAAGAATTGTTCATTGCAGAAGCTGGATTATTGCTCCTACAG gacATTCTAAGTGATACAAGCATTGATATCAGACTGCAGAAGAAAGCTGTGTTTCTTGTGGGTGATCTTGCAGGGTTTCAATTAATAACCGTACATAAGGATGAGATTCCCTTTTTAAGCAACCGCTTTTTCTTAAAGTCTGTAGTTGATCTAACAGCATCTTCTGACCTTGAACTAAAAGAGAAG AACAACTGA
- the LOC107424601 gene encoding U2 small nuclear ribonucleoprotein A', producing the protein MVRLTADVIWKSPHFFNAIKERELDLRGNKIAVIENLGATEDQFDTIDLSDNEIVKLENMPYLNRLGTLIINNNRITRINSNIGEFLPKLHTLVLTNNRLVNLVEIDPLASLPKLQFLSLLDNNITKKPNYRLYVIHKLKSLRVLDFKKVKNKERMEAINLFASKVVEEEAEKESLRTSTPVEVQNDIEAAAEEQQTPNAIGPTPEQIIAIKAAIVNSQTLEEVARLEKALKTGQLPADLNTLIDNMESSNFKENHETVVNGENENANVLRDVEEQGNKESTPMEQD; encoded by the exons ATGGTGAGGCTCACCGCCGACGTGATTTGGAAGAGCCCTCATTTTTTCAATGCCATTAAGGAGCGAGAGTTGGATCTTcgag GTAACAAGATTGCTGTAATCGAAAACTTGGGAGCTACAGAG gaTCAATTTGATACCATTGATCTGTCTGACAATGAGATTGTCAAATTGGAGAACATGCCGTATCTCAACCGACTGGGTACTTTGATTATTAATAACAATAGAATTACCCGTATCAATTCCAATATTGGAg AGTTCTTGCCAAAGTTACACACATTAGTTCTTACAAATAACAGGCTTGTCAACTTGGTAGAGATTGATCCCCTTGCATCCCTTCCTAAGTTGCAGTTTCTCAGCCTGCTGGATAACAATATTACAAAGAAACCAAATTATAGGCTATATGTTATTCACAAACTAAAGTCTCTCCGAGTTCTGGATTTtaagaaagtaaaaaacaag GAGAGAATGGAAGCCATAAATTTGTTTGCATCTAAAGTAGTTGAAGAAGAAGCTGAAAAAGAATCCCTAAGAACATCCACACCAGTGGAGGTTCAGAATGATATAGAAGCTGCTGCAGAGGAACAACAAACTCCTAATGCGATTGGTCCAACACCTGAGCAAATAATAGCTATTAAG GCTGCCATAGTGAATTCCCAGACTCTTGAAGAGGTTGCAAGACTTGAAAAG GCATTAAAGACAGGTCAACTTCCTGCAGATTTGAATACTTTAATTGATAATATGGAGTCCAGCAACTTTAAAGAAAACCATGAAACTGTGGTCAATGGTGAAAATGAGAATGCAAATGTGCTGAGGGATGTGGAGGAACAGGGAAACAAGGAATCCACACCCATGGAACAG